A region from the Halobacillus mangrovi genome encodes:
- a CDS encoding aspartate aminotransferase family protein translates to MRKSAELFDQAKKVIPGGVTANIKYIDPHPIVMEKAEGSKLYDVDQNEYIDYLLSYGALIHGHGHQSVYEAVMTQMQEAGTTIFGTPHKLETTMAEKLISLYPGMEMVRYTNSGLEATLLALRVAKAYTGKSKIAKFEGHYHGGYDQVLLSVNPDHEKAGETVKPNPVPESLGLPEYYQENTIILPFNDFPSTEKILRANSAQISAIIMEPVQGGFIPAEEEFMKSLRSLTEELGILLILDEVKTGFRLSLGGAQMVYGIEPDLTALGKVLGGGFPVGAIGGSKKIMEILAPDGGKDILTAGAENQHKHHALFHSGTYNGHPTVLAAGLATIELLENEDTMDDLFAKTKSLRDQLEELYSRYGISMQTIGLGSIFNIILAEGEIKNYRDMAKVDSSLRKEIDYELLKLGVYTKPLNRYSLSTAHTEKDIARTVEAHEQAIRTVQNCLK, encoded by the coding sequence ATGAGGAAATCAGCAGAACTATTTGATCAAGCGAAAAAGGTTATTCCAGGCGGGGTCACAGCGAATATTAAATATATCGATCCCCATCCCATTGTTATGGAAAAGGCAGAAGGAAGTAAGCTATATGATGTCGATCAGAACGAGTATATCGATTATCTTCTATCCTATGGAGCCTTGATTCATGGACATGGACATCAATCCGTATATGAAGCTGTAATGACACAAATGCAAGAAGCTGGTACGACGATTTTCGGTACACCGCACAAATTAGAGACAACCATGGCTGAAAAATTAATTTCACTCTATCCAGGAATGGAAATGGTCAGATACACGAACTCAGGCTTAGAGGCTACTTTACTTGCCCTGCGAGTGGCAAAGGCTTATACAGGAAAATCAAAAATTGCTAAGTTTGAAGGGCATTATCACGGTGGGTATGACCAAGTTTTACTCAGTGTGAATCCTGATCATGAAAAAGCGGGAGAGACTGTAAAACCGAACCCTGTTCCAGAATCACTCGGGTTACCGGAATACTATCAAGAAAATACGATTATTCTCCCGTTTAACGACTTTCCATCTACGGAAAAAATACTACGTGCAAACTCAGCACAGATATCTGCCATCATCATGGAACCTGTCCAAGGTGGTTTCATCCCTGCTGAAGAAGAGTTTATGAAAAGTCTACGGTCTTTAACAGAGGAACTTGGCATTCTGCTCATCTTAGATGAAGTGAAAACCGGCTTCCGCTTATCTTTAGGAGGAGCCCAAATGGTTTATGGAATTGAACCAGATCTTACAGCGCTAGGAAAAGTGCTTGGTGGCGGTTTTCCTGTAGGAGCGATTGGCGGTTCAAAAAAAATTATGGAAATTCTTGCGCCAGATGGGGGTAAGGATATTTTGACAGCTGGAGCTGAAAACCAGCACAAACATCACGCTTTATTTCATAGTGGGACGTACAACGGCCATCCTACTGTCTTAGCAGCGGGACTTGCTACAATTGAACTACTTGAAAATGAAGATACGATGGATGATCTTTTTGCTAAGACGAAATCACTTAGAGACCAACTCGAAGAATTATACAGCCGGTATGGAATATCGATGCAGACAATTGGCCTGGGAAGCATTTTCAATATCATTTTGGCAGAAGGAGAAATTAAGAATTATCGAGATATGGCTAAAGTCGATTCCTCTTTAAGAAAAGAGATCGACTATGAATTGTTGAAGCTTGGTGTCTACACGAAGCCGCTTAATCGCTATTCCTTGTCTACGGCACATACAGAGAAAGACATTGCTCGAACTGTAGAAGCACATGAACAGGCAATAAGAACGGTGCAAAACTGCCTGAAATAG